From the genome of Halomonas sp. I5-271120, one region includes:
- the tatB gene encoding Sec-independent protein translocase protein TatB — protein MFDIGFLELLIIGVVGLLVLGPERLPRAARTAGLWIGKIKRTVSGMQRDISAQLEAEELRQKLDDQQKKLDASLNKVKQDVERYAEPDRVDAGRASPDNATNNATDDATDKPKGQQTDDRARLDAAPAQRRDEATATSEAPREASADSDKDQSTR, from the coding sequence ATGTTCGATATCGGTTTCCTCGAACTGCTGATCATCGGCGTAGTCGGTCTGCTGGTCCTCGGCCCCGAGCGTTTGCCCAGGGCAGCGCGCACCGCGGGCCTGTGGATCGGCAAGATCAAGCGCACGGTCTCTGGCATGCAGCGAGATATCTCCGCCCAGCTAGAGGCCGAGGAGCTGCGCCAGAAGCTCGACGACCAGCAGAAAAAGCTCGACGCCAGCCTCAACAAGGTCAAGCAGGATGTCGAGCGTTACGCCGAGCCTGACAGGGTCGACGCTGGCCGCGCCAGTCCTGACAATGCCACGAACAATGCCACGGACGACGCCACAGACAAGCCCAAAGGCCAGCAGACCGACGACCGGGCTCGCCTGGACGCCGCCCCGGCTCAACGCCGTGACGAGGCCACAGCGACCTCAGAGGCCCCCCGTGAGGCGTCCGCGGACAGCGACAAGGACCAAAGCACCCGATGA
- the tatC gene encoding twin-arginine translocase subunit TatC, whose amino-acid sequence MSATPDPQDSQPHDSQKSGQEANQAPLIEHLIELRSRLMHAVLAILVIFLALYAFSNDIYTFVAKPLMALLPEGSQMIATEVASPFLAPFKLTLVVSVFIAVPFVLHQAWAFIAPGLYDNEKRLAVPLLASSVALFYGGAAFAYYVVFPLLFEFFTQTGPAGVTVMTDINQYLNFVLKLFFAFGVAFEIPIATFLLIFSGATTVESLSKKRPYVVLGCFVVGMLMTPPDVISQSLLAVPMYLLYEVGILFGRLVKRQPRPTDDGDGDV is encoded by the coding sequence ATGAGCGCCACTCCCGACCCGCAGGACAGTCAGCCTCATGACAGCCAGAAGAGCGGCCAGGAAGCTAACCAGGCGCCCCTGATCGAGCATCTGATCGAGCTGCGTTCGCGATTGATGCACGCGGTGCTGGCGATCCTGGTGATTTTCCTGGCCCTGTACGCCTTTTCCAACGATATCTATACCTTCGTCGCCAAGCCGCTGATGGCGCTGCTGCCGGAAGGCTCGCAGATGATTGCCACCGAGGTCGCCTCGCCCTTCCTGGCGCCCTTCAAGCTGACGCTGGTCGTATCGGTGTTCATCGCCGTGCCCTTCGTGCTGCACCAGGCCTGGGCCTTCATCGCGCCCGGCCTCTACGACAACGAGAAGCGCCTCGCCGTGCCGTTGCTGGCCTCGAGCGTTGCGCTCTTCTACGGCGGTGCGGCCTTCGCCTATTACGTCGTCTTCCCACTGCTGTTCGAGTTCTTCACCCAGACCGGCCCGGCTGGGGTCACGGTGATGACCGACATCAACCAGTACCTGAACTTCGTACTCAAGCTGTTCTTCGCCTTCGGCGTTGCCTTCGAGATTCCGATCGCCACGTTCCTGCTGATCTTCTCCGGCGCCACCACGGTAGAGAGCCTGTCGAAGAAGCGTCCCTATGTCGTACTGGGCTGCTTCGTGGTCGGCATGCTGATGACGCCGCCGGACGTGATCTCCCAGAGCCTGCTCGCTGTGCCGATGTATCTGCTCTATGAGGTGGGCATTCTGTTCGGACGCCTGGTCAAGCGCCAGCCACGCCCCACGGACGACGGCGACGGCGACGTCTGA
- the hemB gene encoding porphobilinogen synthase, which produces MRRMRKDDFSRRLMAENTLTAADLIWPVFVLEGSNRREAVPSMPGVERLSIDLLIEEAREAQALGIPALALFPVIDSELKNELAEEAYNASGLVQRCVRELKAACPALGIITDVALDPYTSHGQDGILDEAGYVQNDRTVEVLIKQALSHAEAGADVVAPSDMMDGRIGEIRQMLEQEQLHNTRIMAYSAKYASRYYGPFRDAVGSAGNLGKADKSTYQMDPANSDEALQEVAMDLAEGADMVMIKPGMPYLDVVRRVKDELRVPTYAYQVSGEYAMHMAAFERGWLEDDRVILESLMCFKRAGADAVLTYFAKRAARLLAK; this is translated from the coding sequence ATGCGTCGCATGCGCAAAGACGACTTCTCGCGTCGCCTGATGGCCGAAAACACCCTGACAGCAGCCGACCTGATCTGGCCGGTGTTTGTGCTTGAGGGCAGCAATCGCCGCGAAGCCGTGCCCTCGATGCCCGGCGTCGAGCGCCTGTCGATCGATCTATTGATCGAAGAAGCCCGCGAAGCACAGGCGCTGGGCATTCCAGCGCTGGCACTGTTTCCGGTGATCGACTCAGAGCTCAAGAACGAGCTGGCCGAAGAGGCCTATAACGCCAGCGGCCTGGTGCAACGCTGCGTGCGTGAGCTCAAGGCGGCGTGCCCGGCACTTGGCATCATCACCGATGTGGCGCTAGACCCTTACACCAGCCACGGCCAGGACGGCATTTTGGATGAGGCGGGTTACGTTCAAAATGACCGCACCGTCGAGGTCCTGATCAAGCAGGCGCTGTCACATGCCGAGGCCGGCGCCGACGTAGTGGCTCCCTCGGACATGATGGACGGGCGTATCGGCGAGATTCGCCAGATGCTTGAACAGGAACAGCTGCATAACACACGTATCATGGCCTACAGCGCCAAGTATGCCTCGCGCTATTACGGCCCCTTCCGCGATGCGGTGGGCTCGGCAGGCAACCTTGGCAAGGCGGACAAGAGCACCTACCAGATGGACCCGGCCAACAGCGACGAGGCCCTCCAGGAGGTGGCGATGGATCTTGCCGAAGGCGCCGATATGGTCATGATCAAACCCGGCATGCCTTATCTGGACGTGGTTCGGCGGGTCAAGGACGAGCTGCGTGTCCCGACCTACGCCTACCAGGTCAGCGGTGAGTATGCCATGCACATGGCGGCCTTCGAACGTGGTTGGCTCGAGGATGATAGGGTCATTCTAGAATCGCTGATGTGTTTCAAGCGCGCAGGTGCCGACGCCGTTCTGACCTACTTCGCCAAACGCGCGGCGCGACTGCTAGCAAAATAA
- the ppk1 gene encoding polyphosphate kinase 1, with the protein MEDSRTPDTGSTLPEAPFDENSSAEAPPLRVNRTRTGIQAKVVPDPEADLSDPRLYFNRELSHLQFNIRVLEQALDPSHPLLNRVMFLLIFSSNMDEFFEIRVAGLKHQLMLGNDDTGADSRLPRSILDEISQVAHAQVERQYQILNEQLIPALEEKGLRFRRRGDWSEAQANWVKDYFEEEIVPVISPIGLDPSHPFPRLVNKSLNFIVELEGKDAFGREGGLAILPAPRSLPRVIALPDGLCAEGFNEYVFLSSMIHAHAQEVFPGMQVRGCYQFRLTRNADLAVDPEEVSDLATALRGELLARRYGSGVRLEVADNCPDDLAGFLLKQFELEEADLYRVNGPVNLTRMMAVLSDIDRPELGYRPFTPGVPKPLNKSGSLFDAIRDQDILLHHPFQSFKPIEDLLAEAARDPAVLAIKQTLYRTGADSPVVSALVEAARNGKEVTVVIELRARFDEADNLTLASRLQEAGAIVIYGVMAYKTHAKMIHIVRREKGDLRYYAHLGTGNYHSKTAKLYTDYSLLTANPTLCEDVHKVFQQLSGMGQARKIETLLHAPFTLHPKMVEMIDREAKNAEKGKRGHLIIKCNSLTEPQLIRALYRASQAGVECDLIIRGMCCLRPGIPGISDNIRVRSVIGRFLEHTRVFYFHNGGKPEVWGSSADFMARNMFHRVETCFPFLDKKIAARVRKDLETYLVDNCQSWLLQSDGSYIKQEVGDSAPISVQETLLYAYATKA; encoded by the coding sequence ATGGAAGACTCTCGCACCCCTGATACCGGCAGCACACTGCCCGAGGCGCCTTTCGACGAGAACAGCTCCGCCGAAGCGCCACCGCTGCGGGTCAACCGGACCCGCACCGGCATTCAGGCCAAGGTGGTGCCCGATCCCGAGGCCGACCTCAGCGATCCGCGTCTGTACTTCAACCGCGAGCTGTCGCATCTGCAGTTCAACATCCGAGTGCTCGAACAGGCCCTCGACCCTTCGCACCCGCTGCTCAACCGGGTGATGTTCCTGCTGATCTTCTCGTCCAATATGGACGAGTTCTTCGAGATTCGCGTCGCGGGCCTCAAGCATCAGCTGATGCTGGGCAACGACGATACCGGCGCTGACAGCCGCCTGCCCCGCTCGATCCTCGACGAGATTTCTCAGGTCGCCCATGCCCAGGTTGAGCGCCAGTACCAGATACTCAACGAACAGCTGATCCCGGCGCTGGAAGAAAAAGGCCTGCGTTTCCGTCGCCGAGGCGACTGGAGCGAAGCACAGGCCAACTGGGTCAAGGACTACTTCGAGGAAGAAATCGTGCCGGTGATCAGTCCGATTGGGCTGGACCCCTCTCACCCCTTCCCGCGACTGGTCAACAAGAGCCTCAACTTCATCGTCGAGCTGGAGGGCAAGGATGCCTTCGGTCGCGAGGGAGGGCTCGCCATCCTGCCGGCCCCGCGCTCGCTGCCCCGGGTGATCGCCCTGCCCGACGGGCTCTGTGCGGAAGGTTTTAACGAGTATGTATTCCTGTCCTCGATGATCCACGCCCATGCTCAGGAGGTTTTCCCGGGCATGCAGGTGCGGGGCTGCTATCAATTCCGCCTGACCCGCAACGCCGACCTGGCGGTCGATCCGGAGGAGGTCTCCGACCTGGCCACGGCGCTGCGCGGCGAGCTGCTGGCCCGTCGCTACGGCAGCGGCGTGCGCCTGGAGGTCGCCGACAACTGCCCTGATGACCTGGCCGGCTTCCTGCTCAAGCAATTCGAGCTGGAGGAAGCCGACCTGTACCGGGTCAACGGCCCGGTCAACCTGACCCGCATGATGGCGGTGCTGAGTGATATCGACCGCCCTGAGCTTGGCTATCGCCCCTTCACACCCGGCGTGCCCAAGCCCCTCAACAAGAGCGGTAGCCTGTTCGACGCCATTCGCGATCAGGACATCCTGCTCCACCACCCCTTCCAGTCCTTCAAGCCGATCGAAGACCTGCTCGCCGAGGCCGCCCGAGACCCGGCGGTACTGGCCATCAAGCAGACCCTGTACCGCACCGGCGCCGACTCACCGGTGGTCAGCGCTCTAGTCGAGGCGGCGCGCAACGGCAAAGAGGTCACGGTGGTCATCGAGCTGCGGGCCCGTTTCGACGAGGCCGATAACCTGACCCTGGCCTCAAGGCTGCAGGAGGCCGGCGCCATCGTCATCTACGGCGTGATGGCCTACAAGACCCACGCCAAGATGATTCACATCGTGCGCCGCGAGAAGGGCGATCTTCGCTACTACGCGCACCTGGGGACCGGCAACTATCACTCCAAGACCGCCAAGCTCTACACCGACTACAGCCTGCTGACCGCCAACCCGACGCTCTGCGAGGACGTGCACAAGGTCTTCCAGCAGCTCTCCGGCATGGGGCAAGCTCGAAAGATCGAGACGCTACTGCACGCGCCCTTCACCCTGCATCCCAAAATGGTGGAGATGATCGACCGGGAAGCCAAGAACGCCGAGAAAGGCAAGCGCGGCCACCTGATCATCAAGTGCAACTCGCTGACCGAGCCGCAGCTGATCCGCGCGCTCTACCGCGCCTCGCAAGCAGGCGTCGAGTGCGACCTGATCATCCGCGGCATGTGCTGCCTGCGCCCCGGCATTCCGGGTATTTCCGACAACATCCGGGTGCGCTCGGTGATCGGACGCTTCCTCGAGCACACCCGAGTGTTCTACTTCCACAACGGTGGTAAGCCAGAGGTATGGGGCTCGAGCGCAGACTTCATGGCCCGCAACATGTTCCACCGTGTCGAGACCTGCTTCCCCTTCCTCGACAAGAAGATTGCCGCCCGAGTGCGCAAGGATCTGGAGACCTACCTGGTCGACAACTGCCAGAGCTGGCTGTTGCAGTCAGACGGCAGCTACATCAAGCAGGAAGTCGGCGATAGCGCTCCGATCAGCGTCCAGGAGACCCTGCTCTACGCCTACGCGACCAAGGCCTGA
- a CDS encoding 3-deoxy-7-phosphoheptulonate synthase has protein sequence MNASLSALDPVAERRAEASCQSVAEGASDSAQDTATQGDTATALTLEESALPTPDELRRELPLSQALAERVEGQREAIRAILDGRDDRLLVVVGPCSIHDPKAARDYAERLAALAHQVEDRLLLVMRVYVEKPRTTVGWKGLAYDPGLEGADDMATGLTLSRSLMREIVELGLPVATELLQPMVAPYLDDLLAWTAIGARTTESQIHRELASGLGAVVGFKNGTDGGVQVAIDAIRASAHPHHHPAIAADGRPVMRRTPGNPHTHVVLRGGHGEPNFRAPEVAACRRALQEAGLAPRIMVDCSHANSRKDHRRQGEVLLDVLGQRLAGDAGLVGVMLESHLYEGKQPLKPGALRYGVSVTDACLGWDTTEHLLATAAERLRDAWFASPC, from the coding sequence ATGAATGCCAGTCTTTCTGCCCTTGACCCTGTTGCCGAACGTCGTGCTGAAGCTAGTTGCCAAAGTGTCGCTGAGGGTGCTTCTGACAGTGCCCAGGACACTGCTACCCAAGGCGATACCGCCACGGCCCTGACGCTCGAAGAGAGCGCCCTGCCGACCCCCGACGAGCTGCGTCGTGAGCTGCCGCTGTCGCAGGCCTTGGCCGAGCGGGTCGAGGGGCAGCGCGAGGCCATTCGCGCCATCCTCGATGGCCGCGACGATCGTCTGCTGGTCGTGGTGGGCCCCTGTTCGATCCATGATCCCAAGGCCGCCCGTGACTACGCCGAGCGCCTCGCGGCGTTGGCCCATCAGGTCGAAGACCGGCTGCTGTTGGTGATGCGGGTCTATGTCGAGAAGCCTCGCACGACGGTGGGCTGGAAGGGGCTCGCCTACGATCCTGGCCTCGAGGGTGCCGATGACATGGCCACCGGCCTGACCCTGTCCCGCTCGTTGATGCGCGAGATCGTGGAACTGGGCCTGCCGGTCGCGACTGAGCTACTGCAGCCGATGGTCGCGCCTTACCTCGATGATCTGCTGGCCTGGACAGCGATCGGCGCGCGCACCACCGAATCCCAGATCCACCGTGAACTGGCCAGCGGCCTGGGCGCCGTGGTCGGCTTCAAGAACGGCACCGATGGCGGCGTTCAGGTGGCCATCGATGCCATACGCGCCAGTGCCCACCCTCATCATCATCCGGCCATCGCCGCCGACGGCCGGCCGGTGATGCGCCGCACGCCGGGTAACCCCCACACCCACGTGGTTTTGCGCGGCGGTCATGGCGAGCCCAACTTCCGGGCGCCGGAAGTGGCGGCCTGTCGCCGGGCGCTTCAGGAGGCGGGGCTGGCGCCACGGATCATGGTCGACTGCAGTCATGCCAATTCGCGCAAGGATCACCGGCGTCAGGGCGAGGTGCTGCTCGATGTGCTGGGCCAGCGCCTGGCCGGGGATGCCGGTCTGGTCGGGGTGATGCTCGAGAGCCACCTTTACGAGGGCAAGCAGCCGTTGAAGCCTGGCGCGCTGCGCTATGGCGTCTCGGTCACCGATGCCTGCCTGGGCTGGGACACCACCGAACACCTGCTGGCGACCGCCGCCGAGCGACTGCGGGACGCCTGGTTCGCCTCACCGTGTTGA
- the folM gene encoding dihydromonapterin reductase produces the protein MSAAPILITGGAQRLGRHCAERLIDDGHPVIISYRRERPELEALREKGIVTLAADFSSEAGILDFISRLKATTPALRAIVHNASDWAPDSRGDDAGANFERLFRVHMQAPYLLNLHAQALLEAGDEPLADIVHMTDYVAVKGSKKHAAYAATKAGLDNLTLSFAAMYAPRIQVNGIAPAMIMLNEGDDEAYAEKARAKSAMQMIPGPGVIYESLRYLLDNRFVTGVTLPVDGGRHLR, from the coding sequence ATGAGTGCGGCCCCGATCCTGATCACCGGTGGCGCCCAGCGGCTGGGGCGCCACTGTGCCGAGCGACTGATCGATGACGGTCACCCCGTCATCATCAGCTATCGGCGTGAGCGCCCCGAGCTCGAGGCCCTGCGCGAGAAGGGCATCGTCACACTGGCGGCAGACTTTTCGAGCGAAGCCGGTATCCTCGACTTCATCTCACGGCTCAAGGCAACGACGCCTGCGCTGCGGGCGATCGTCCACAACGCCAGCGACTGGGCGCCGGACAGCCGCGGCGACGATGCCGGTGCCAACTTCGAGCGCCTGTTCCGGGTGCACATGCAGGCGCCTTACCTGCTCAACCTGCATGCTCAGGCCCTGCTTGAGGCCGGCGACGAGCCGCTCGCCGATATCGTGCACATGACCGACTATGTGGCGGTCAAGGGCTCGAAGAAGCACGCCGCCTATGCGGCGACCAAGGCCGGGCTCGACAACCTGACGCTGTCATTCGCCGCCATGTACGCGCCGCGCATCCAAGTCAACGGTATCGCGCCGGCGATGATCATGCTCAACGAGGGCGACGATGAGGCCTACGCCGAGAAGGCCCGAGCCAAGTCGGCGATGCAGATGATCCCCGGGCCGGGGGTGATCTACGAGAGCCTGCGCTACCTGCTCGACAACCGCTTTGTGACCGGTGTGACCCTGCCGGTCGATGGCGGGCGACACCTGCGCTAG
- a CDS encoding NAD(P)H-flavin reductase, with the protein MTARTLTCQVTAVEDLNPDVFRVRLEGRPEAMAHAPGQYLELELDDDTWVPFSIANAHVDDGSLELHIQHWPERSNSARLRELMQHAAQLTLRLPGGDCVLDPDSSRPLLLVAAGTGFAQMKAIVEAALHADPGREIDLWWAAKERREFYLESQAREWVTRHPNVTFHGVSEQGMSDDFAAPRIQGHVGRIDAALGEALDDVDVSGHDVYLSGSPGMVYACVDVLASLGLEPSRVFSDVFAYAPRDPLVPTVGSLVRAGET; encoded by the coding sequence ATGACCGCAAGGACCCTGACCTGCCAAGTAACGGCGGTGGAGGATCTCAATCCCGATGTCTTCCGGGTACGCCTGGAAGGGCGCCCCGAGGCCATGGCACATGCCCCGGGCCAGTACCTGGAGCTTGAGCTGGACGACGACACCTGGGTGCCGTTCTCGATCGCCAATGCCCATGTCGATGACGGCTCCCTCGAGCTGCATATCCAACACTGGCCCGAGCGCTCCAATTCGGCGCGCCTGCGTGAGCTCATGCAGCACGCCGCCCAACTGACTCTGCGCCTGCCGGGTGGTGACTGTGTGCTTGATCCCGACAGCAGCCGTCCTTTGCTGCTGGTTGCCGCCGGCACCGGCTTCGCTCAGATGAAGGCAATCGTCGAGGCGGCGCTGCACGCCGATCCCGGGCGCGAGATCGACCTGTGGTGGGCGGCCAAGGAGCGCCGCGAGTTCTATCTTGAGAGTCAGGCCCGGGAGTGGGTCACCCGGCACCCTAACGTGACCTTCCACGGGGTCAGCGAGCAGGGCATGAGCGACGACTTTGCGGCCCCGCGTATCCAGGGACATGTCGGTCGCATCGACGCCGCACTGGGTGAGGCGCTGGACGATGTCGACGTCTCAGGCCACGACGTTTACCTGTCCGGCTCGCCGGGCATGGTTTATGCCTGCGTCGATGTGCTGGCCTCGCTGGGGCTCGAGCCCTCGCGGGTGTTCTCTGATGTCTTCGCCTATGCGCCGCGTGATCCTCTGGTGCCCACCGTGGGCAGCCTGGTGAGGGCTGGCGAGACATGA
- the ubiD gene encoding 4-hydroxy-3-polyprenylbenzoate decarboxylase — MKYKDLREFIAALEAQGELQRVTAEVDPYLEITEICDRTLKAGGPALLFENVKGHDMPLLGNLFGTPRRVALGMGQESVSALREVGKLLAFLKEPDPPKGFRDAWEKLPIFKQVMSMGPKVLRKAPVQEVVLEGEAVDLDRIPIQHCWPGDAAPLVTWALVVTKGPHKERQNLGIYRQQKLGKNRLIMRWLSHRGGALDFKEWQAAHPGEPFPVAVALGADPATILGAVTPVPDTLSEYAFAGLLRGSRTELVKCGHAALEVPASSEIILEGFIYPDDMAPEGPYGDHTGYYNEVEHFPVFTVERITHRRDPIYHSTYTGRPPDEPAILGLALNEVFVPILRKQFPEIVDFYLPPEGCSYRMAVVTMKKQYPGHAKRVMMGVWSFLRQFMYTKFVVVLDDDIDARNWEDVIWAITTRMDPARDTVLVENTPIDYLDFASPTAGLGSKMGMDATNKWPGETDREWGEPIVMDEAVKSRVDDRWAELGITLPAGPAPRS, encoded by the coding sequence ATGAAGTATAAGGACTTGCGTGAGTTTATCGCCGCCCTGGAGGCGCAGGGAGAACTCCAGCGGGTGACTGCCGAGGTGGACCCCTACCTCGAGATCACCGAGATCTGTGATCGCACCCTCAAGGCCGGCGGCCCGGCGCTCCTGTTCGAGAACGTCAAGGGTCATGACATGCCGCTGCTGGGCAATCTGTTTGGCACCCCGCGGCGCGTGGCGTTGGGCATGGGGCAGGAGTCGGTGAGTGCCCTGCGCGAGGTTGGCAAGCTGCTGGCCTTCCTCAAGGAACCCGATCCGCCCAAGGGCTTTCGTGATGCCTGGGAGAAGCTGCCGATCTTCAAGCAGGTGATGAGCATGGGGCCCAAGGTGCTCCGCAAGGCGCCGGTGCAGGAGGTGGTGCTCGAAGGCGAGGCGGTGGATCTCGATCGCATTCCCATCCAGCACTGCTGGCCTGGCGATGCCGCGCCGCTGGTCACCTGGGCGCTGGTGGTCACCAAGGGGCCTCACAAGGAGCGTCAGAATCTCGGCATCTATCGCCAGCAGAAGCTCGGCAAGAATCGCCTGATCATGCGCTGGCTCTCTCATCGCGGCGGGGCGCTGGACTTCAAGGAGTGGCAGGCCGCCCATCCCGGCGAACCCTTCCCGGTCGCGGTGGCGCTGGGCGCCGATCCGGCCACCATTCTGGGCGCGGTGACCCCGGTCCCGGATACCCTCTCCGAGTATGCCTTTGCCGGTCTGCTGCGGGGCTCGCGCACCGAACTCGTTAAGTGTGGCCATGCCGCTCTCGAGGTGCCGGCCTCCAGTGAGATCATCCTCGAGGGCTTCATCTACCCCGACGACATGGCGCCCGAGGGTCCTTACGGCGATCACACCGGCTATTACAACGAAGTCGAGCACTTCCCGGTATTCACCGTCGAGCGCATTACTCATCGCCGCGACCCTATCTATCACTCGACCTACACTGGCCGGCCGCCCGACGAGCCGGCGATCCTCGGCCTGGCCCTCAACGAGGTCTTCGTGCCGATCCTGCGCAAGCAGTTCCCGGAAATCGTCGACTTCTATCTGCCGCCCGAGGGTTGCTCCTACCGCATGGCGGTGGTGACGATGAAGAAGCAGTACCCGGGCCATGCCAAGCGGGTGATGATGGGCGTGTGGAGCTTCCTGCGCCAGTTCATGTACACCAAGTTTGTGGTGGTGCTCGATGACGACATCGATGCCCGCAACTGGGAAGACGTGATCTGGGCCATCACCACTCGCATGGACCCGGCCCGTGATACGGTACTGGTCGAGAACACGCCCATCGACTACCTGGACTTTGCCTCGCCCACCGCCGGGCTTGGCTCCAAGATGGGCATGGATGCCACCAACAAGTGGCCGGGCGAGACCGACCGCGAGTGGGGTGAGCCGATTGTCATGGACGAGGCCGTCAAGTCGCGGGTCGATGATCGCTGGGCCGAGCTCGGGATCACCCTGCCGGCGGGCCCCGCTCCACGCTCCTGA
- the rho gene encoding transcription termination factor Rho, translating into MNLTELKQKTVPELLDIAQEMGIDNLARSRKQDIIFAILKKHAKSGEDIYGDGVLEILQDGFGFLRSADSSYLAGPDDIYVSPSQIRRFNLRKGDSIAGKIRPPKEGERYFALLKVNEINFDRPENAKHKILFENLTPLFPQERMVMEIGNGSTEDLTSRIIDLTAPIGKGQRGLIVSPPKAGKTLMLQNIATSITRNNPECHLIVLLIDERPEEVTEMSRTVRGEVVASTFDEPPARHVQVAEMVIEKAKRLVEHKKDVVILLDSITRLARAYNTVVPSSGKVLTGGVDAHALEKPKRFFGAARNIEEGGSLTILATALVDTGSKMDEVIFEEFKGTGNMEAHLDRKLAEKRVYPAMNIRRSGTRREDLIASEDEMQRMWILRKLLNPMDDVAATEFLIDRLKDTKTNLEFFEAMKRR; encoded by the coding sequence ATGAATCTTACCGAACTCAAGCAAAAGACCGTGCCGGAACTGCTGGATATCGCCCAAGAAATGGGCATCGATAATCTGGCCCGCTCGCGCAAGCAGGACATCATTTTCGCCATCCTCAAGAAGCACGCCAAGAGCGGCGAGGACATCTACGGCGATGGTGTACTGGAGATTCTCCAGGATGGCTTCGGCTTTCTGCGCAGCGCCGACTCTTCCTATCTCGCCGGTCCCGATGACATCTACGTCTCGCCGTCCCAGATCCGTCGCTTCAACCTGCGCAAGGGCGACTCGATTGCCGGCAAGATTCGTCCACCCAAGGAAGGTGAGCGTTATTTCGCCCTGTTGAAGGTCAACGAGATCAACTTCGACCGGCCGGAAAACGCCAAGCACAAGATCCTGTTCGAGAACCTGACCCCGCTGTTCCCTCAGGAACGCATGGTGATGGAGATCGGCAACGGTTCGACCGAGGATCTGACGTCGCGCATCATCGACCTGACGGCGCCCATCGGCAAGGGCCAGCGCGGCCTGATCGTCTCGCCTCCCAAGGCGGGCAAGACGCTGATGCTGCAGAACATCGCGACCTCGATCACTCGCAACAATCCCGAGTGTCACCTGATCGTGCTGCTGATCGACGAGCGTCCGGAAGAGGTGACCGAAATGTCACGCACCGTGCGTGGCGAAGTCGTGGCCTCGACCTTCGACGAGCCGCCGGCCCGCCACGTACAGGTCGCCGAGATGGTGATCGAGAAGGCCAAGCGCCTGGTCGAGCACAAGAAGGACGTGGTGATCCTGCTCGACTCCATCACCCGTCTGGCCCGTGCCTACAACACCGTGGTGCCTTCCTCCGGCAAGGTGCTGACCGGTGGTGTCGATGCCCATGCTCTCGAGAAGCCCAAGCGCTTCTTCGGCGCGGCGCGCAACATCGAGGAAGGCGGCAGCCTGACCATTCTCGCCACGGCGCTGGTCGACACGGGCTCCAAGATGGACGAGGTGATCTTCGAGGAGTTCAAGGGTACCGGTAACATGGAGGCCCATCTCGACCGCAAGCTGGCCGAGAAGCGGGTCTATCCGGCGATGAACATTCGTCGCTCGGGCACCCGCCGCGAAGATCTGATCGCCTCCGAGGATGAAATGCAGCGCATGTGGATCCTGCGCAAGCTGCTCAATCCGATGGATGATGTGGCGGCCACCGAGTTCCTGATCGATCGTCTGAAGGATACCAAGACTAACCTCGAGTTCTTCGAGGCGATGAAGCGGCGCTGA